One window from the genome of Carassius carassius chromosome 15, fCarCar2.1, whole genome shotgun sequence encodes:
- the LOC132158983 gene encoding uncharacterized protein LOC132158983 translates to MAAARTDNAFLLANEYIHGTTLADALHNDNSCVKLEGDDNYFVALDISMAIEYIHSKNVIHQDIKPDNVLIDQFSKKAVLTDWGLANIRDTVVLRQGSRLTGGRIGPMGGTFLYMAPECLVEFEQASRGSDIWSLGATYLEVFTKSVPWTVKNQRQLCSLMATKVPPHALQHLHEKYKFIDTMLHYEVASRPEASAVVLSIKTVEGPDLKSRYGYEW, encoded by the exons ATGGCTGCAGCCCGTACGGACAATGCCTTCCTGCTGGCCAATGAGTATATACATGGTACAACCCTGGCTGATGCACTACACAATGACAATTCTTGtgttaag CTTGAAGGAGATGACAATTATTTTGTTGCCCTGGACATCTCAATGGCCATTGAGTACATCCATTCCAAAAATGTCATCCATCAAGACATAAAGCCAGACAATGTTTtg ATCGACCAGTTCTCAAAAAAGGCTGTACTGACAGATTGGGGCCTTGCCAACATCAGAGACACTGTTGTTCTGCGACAAGGAAGCAGACTTACTGGAGGAAGAATAGGTCCAATGGGTGGAACCTTTCTTTATATGGCCCCAGAATGTCTGGTCGAATTCGAACAGGCTTCCAGAGGTTCAGACATCTGGTCTCTTGGAGCAACTTACCTGGAGGTTTTCACAAAATCAGTGCCATGGACAGTAAAAAACCAAAGACAGTTGTGCAGTCTAATGGCAACAAAGGTGCCGCCACATGCTTTGCAACATTTACACGAAAAGTACAAGTTTATTGATACAATGTTGCACTATGAAGTAGCATCAAGACCTGAAGCTTCTGCTGTGGTGCTTTCCATAAAAACAGTGGAGGGGCCAGATTTAAAGAGCCGTTATGGTTACGAATGGTAA